The Aurantiacibacter arachoides genome window below encodes:
- a CDS encoding site-specific DNA-methyltransferase: MSKDNPEAFETFEFDLPPIRGFPELRWAGKRPFKSTQYFPAQKKESYGDPTDGWWNRIYWGDNLQVMSHLLREFRGKVSLAYIDPPFDSNADYRRAVSLKGKSAVGDYHAFEETQYADIWTNDSYNQFMYERISLVRELLDDNGSIYLHCDWHKAHHLRCILDEIFGSTRFQAEIIWQRTDPHNDALSRFGRIHDTIFWYSKGDTPKYNALDVVGRLSSAAEKEYSLFLTENGDVVTYFEGIDQPGRRFKLENATVKGKDPARQFSWRGAKPSDKRVWSFKTPEEMDQALEDGIIYLRDQRKGAARCLVKFLDENVGQVLQDIWQDAGRMKGGSDYPTRKPEQLLERIVRASSDRGDIVLDTFMGSGTTQVVSMKLGRRFLGADVNVGSIDLTVGRLNELRNRLRLAQDDLFSDDDLTKPSEFFSGFEVYNVNNYDLFRNPAEAKELIREAMELQPLPPSSAFDGQREGYLVKIMPVNRIATRQDLNEVINGLDFKAFERRQAEAPNKPVERIHLVCMGHDPDLGPALQKEAKPFDIEVMVTDLIRDKAHLHFKKASDARLAIENGELVITGFYPMNLLQKLSLESDAVEDWRQLVESVKVDFHFDGAVLTPAIVDAPGKDQLVAGRYAIPADAATIRVKITDLLSESWEGDIENG, translated from the coding sequence ATGAGCAAGGATAACCCAGAAGCATTTGAGACGTTTGAATTCGATCTGCCGCCGATCCGTGGGTTCCCCGAACTGCGTTGGGCAGGCAAGCGCCCGTTCAAATCGACCCAGTATTTCCCTGCCCAGAAGAAGGAATCCTATGGCGATCCGACTGATGGCTGGTGGAACCGCATCTACTGGGGCGACAATCTTCAGGTGATGTCGCACCTGCTGCGGGAGTTTCGTGGCAAAGTCAGCCTCGCGTACATTGATCCACCGTTTGATAGCAACGCTGATTATCGAAGAGCAGTTAGCCTGAAGGGAAAGTCAGCAGTCGGGGATTATCATGCATTTGAAGAGACTCAATATGCAGATATATGGACAAATGACAGCTACAATCAATTTATGTATGAGAGAATTTCTCTTGTAAGGGAGCTTCTTGACGATAACGGAAGTATATACTTACACTGCGATTGGCACAAAGCTCATCATTTAAGATGCATTTTAGACGAAATTTTTGGATCAACCCGGTTTCAAGCTGAAATAATTTGGCAGCGAACCGACCCTCATAACGATGCATTGAGTCGCTTTGGCAGGATCCATGATACGATTTTTTGGTATTCCAAGGGCGATACGCCAAAGTACAACGCATTGGATGTTGTTGGAAGGCTTTCATCTGCCGCAGAAAAAGAATATTCGCTTTTTTTGACTGAAAATGGCGATGTAGTGACATACTTTGAGGGCATTGATCAGCCGGGTCGTCGGTTTAAGCTGGAAAATGCTACTGTCAAAGGCAAAGATCCTGCTCGGCAATTCTCATGGAGAGGGGCAAAACCTTCAGACAAGCGTGTTTGGTCATTCAAAACGCCTGAGGAAATGGACCAAGCTCTTGAGGATGGGATCATATATCTACGAGACCAGCGCAAGGGAGCAGCGCGATGCCTCGTAAAATTCCTCGATGAGAATGTTGGTCAGGTCCTCCAAGATATTTGGCAGGATGCTGGCCGAATGAAAGGTGGGTCGGATTATCCCACACGAAAACCGGAGCAATTGCTGGAACGGATTGTTCGCGCATCAAGCGATCGGGGCGATATCGTTTTGGATACCTTTATGGGATCGGGTACTACTCAAGTTGTGTCGATGAAGCTTGGTCGAAGATTTTTGGGTGCTGATGTTAATGTCGGTTCGATAGACTTGACTGTCGGACGACTGAATGAGCTCCGAAACAGATTACGTTTGGCCCAAGATGACCTTTTTTCTGATGATGATCTGACTAAACCCAGCGAGTTTTTCTCGGGCTTTGAAGTCTACAACGTCAATAACTACGATCTTTTCCGCAATCCGGCAGAAGCCAAGGAACTGATCCGTGAGGCGATGGAGTTGCAGCCATTGCCACCCAGCAGCGCATTCGATGGCCAACGCGAAGGCTATCTAGTCAAGATCATGCCGGTGAACCGCATCGCGACGCGGCAAGACTTGAACGAGGTTATTAACGGGCTCGACTTCAAGGCCTTTGAACGCCGCCAGGCCGAAGCGCCGAACAAGCCGGTCGAGCGCATCCACCTTGTCTGCATGGGGCATGACCCTGACCTTGGGCCTGCCCTGCAAAAGGAGGCCAAGCCGTTCGACATCGAGGTGATGGTCACCGACCTGATCCGCGACAAGGCGCACTTGCATTTCAAGAAGGCATCCGACGCGCGCCTCGCCATCGAGAATGGCGAACTGGTCATCACGGGCTTTTACCCGATGAACCTGCTGCAAAAGCTGTCGCTGGAAAGCGATGCAGTGGAAGACTGGCGCCAGCTGGTTGAGAGCGTGAAGGTCGATTTCCACTTTGACGGCGCGGTGCTGACCCCCGCCATTGTCGATGCGCCGGGCAAGGACCAGCTGGTTGCGGGCCGCTATGCGATCCCCGCCGATGCCGCGACGATCCGGGTGAAGATCACCGATCTGCTTTCCGAGTCATGGGAAGGCGATATCGAAAATGGCTAA
- a CDS encoding TnsA endonuclease N-terminal domain-containing protein — MAKGKKTIRQDFAFFQALLKFYTDNRGTIRKRYKQLSKQVLDFNDPELRTDAFLRKPQFEALEIYVFLKEFGDNAHVHQLFQQWAKNEGIFSEFQTTGADRKGQGTLLPFMELEGEEQYQAIFAKLSERARSYPNYIFALTMGLGKTLLMATCIFYEFLLANKFSKDTRFCKNALMFAPDKTVLQSLKEIQTFDLANVVPPEYANFLRSNLKFHFLDDTASTIGAQDGSSFNVIISNTQKIILKRRPAAPTATDKLFSEKTGTLSEVYGELYEMLGEAAPETVADLAVNARFQRIARLPQLGIYVDEAHHSMGAVLEKDLGQAKQDSALRTTIDELARALEHKKTSVVGCYNFTGTPYVKDTIMPEVVYAYGLKPAIDNKYLKQPDFVDYSGNVKSGDFLKLAVQDFWEREGENRREGMLPKLAIFASTIDELITELRPALEKILLDLGVPTNRILVNVGDTTDEDIREFNRLDTEASDKQFILLVGKGREGWNCRSLFGVALYRKPKSRIFVLQSTMRCLRSIGDIQETGHIYLSAENMEILKDELQQNFRVTTDEIGPKKTDDSETYTVTAVPPPIVLTITRRRQLFQTRRKDEPEKLAFDLSDTALEQYRATLRRRKAVNAAIAEQEDVTDRLNNRKFSPYTLVAEVARYFAGDGVSPFEISVMLEATDAGLPRLVETVNMSNDVLYNLVIPAVFQALFEIKTFDDPVEEQIELVKGYNPEANRVPSFTFRAKPHLVANRDFPQYAGTRHRSFHLDHYCFDSQPELDFFEKVLRLNDGDKIYFTGMLVHGQSGFRVNYVHPESHTVCNYYPDFLIQREDGSTHLVEVKSAWKAEDPVVIAKKEAAERLAEDSRFHYALVTSDDFDGYLTPTSGWQNYDRRSASDGLQI, encoded by the coding sequence ATGGCTAAGGGCAAGAAGACGATCCGGCAGGATTTCGCTTTCTTCCAGGCCCTGCTGAAATTCTACACCGACAATCGCGGCACGATCCGCAAGCGCTACAAGCAGCTTTCGAAGCAGGTGCTCGATTTCAATGATCCGGAATTGCGGACCGATGCCTTTCTGCGGAAGCCGCAGTTCGAGGCGCTTGAGATCTACGTCTTCCTGAAAGAATTTGGCGACAACGCCCACGTCCACCAGCTGTTTCAGCAATGGGCGAAGAATGAGGGGATTTTCTCTGAATTCCAGACGACCGGCGCGGACCGCAAGGGGCAAGGCACGCTGCTGCCGTTCATGGAGCTGGAGGGCGAAGAGCAATATCAGGCGATCTTCGCCAAGCTAAGCGAGCGCGCCCGATCCTACCCCAACTACATTTTCGCATTGACCATGGGCTTGGGCAAAACCCTACTGATGGCGACCTGTATTTTCTATGAGTTCCTGCTCGCCAACAAATTCAGCAAGGACACGCGCTTTTGCAAAAACGCGCTGATGTTTGCGCCCGACAAGACGGTGCTGCAATCGCTGAAGGAAATCCAGACGTTTGATCTGGCGAACGTTGTGCCACCGGAATATGCCAATTTTCTGCGCTCGAACCTGAAGTTCCACTTCCTCGATGACACCGCCTCAACCATCGGTGCGCAGGATGGATCATCGTTCAATGTCATCATCTCGAACACCCAGAAGATCATCCTGAAACGCCGCCCTGCCGCGCCAACCGCAACGGACAAGCTGTTCTCGGAAAAGACCGGCACACTGTCTGAAGTTTATGGCGAGCTGTACGAAATGCTGGGCGAAGCTGCGCCGGAAACCGTTGCTGATCTGGCAGTCAACGCCCGGTTCCAGCGCATCGCCCGGCTGCCGCAGCTCGGCATCTATGTGGATGAAGCGCACCATTCGATGGGAGCCGTACTGGAAAAAGACCTCGGCCAGGCCAAGCAGGATTCCGCGCTGCGGACGACCATCGATGAACTGGCACGCGCGCTGGAGCACAAAAAGACCAGCGTGGTCGGCTGCTACAACTTCACCGGCACGCCCTACGTCAAAGACACGATCATGCCCGAGGTTGTCTATGCCTATGGCCTGAAGCCCGCCATCGACAACAAGTACCTCAAGCAGCCTGATTTCGTGGATTATTCCGGCAACGTGAAGTCCGGCGACTTCCTCAAGCTGGCGGTGCAGGACTTTTGGGAACGCGAAGGCGAAAACCGCCGAGAGGGGATGCTCCCCAAGCTGGCGATCTTTGCCTCCACCATCGATGAACTGATAACGGAACTCCGGCCCGCCCTTGAAAAAATCCTTCTCGATCTGGGCGTGCCGACGAATCGCATTCTGGTAAACGTCGGCGATACGACCGACGAAGATATCCGCGAGTTCAACCGTCTCGATACGGAAGCGTCGGACAAGCAGTTCATACTGCTCGTGGGCAAGGGGCGCGAAGGATGGAACTGCCGTTCATTGTTCGGCGTTGCCCTGTACCGCAAACCCAAGTCCCGCATTTTCGTGTTGCAATCGACCATGCGCTGCCTGCGGTCGATCGGCGATATTCAAGAAACCGGGCACATCTATCTTTCGGCCGAAAACATGGAAATTCTAAAGGACGAGCTCCAGCAAAATTTCCGCGTCACCACCGACGAGATAGGCCCGAAGAAGACCGATGATAGCGAGACATATACCGTAACGGCGGTTCCCCCGCCGATTGTTCTGACGATCACGCGGCGTCGCCAGCTGTTTCAGACGAGGCGTAAGGACGAACCGGAGAAACTTGCGTTCGATCTCTCTGATACCGCCCTGGAGCAATATCGCGCAACCTTGCGGCGCCGCAAGGCCGTGAATGCCGCGATTGCAGAGCAAGAGGACGTTACCGACCGGCTCAATAATCGCAAGTTTAGCCCGTACACGCTGGTTGCCGAAGTAGCCCGCTATTTCGCCGGTGACGGGGTCTCGCCGTTCGAAATCTCAGTCATGCTGGAAGCGACCGATGCGGGGCTGCCGCGATTGGTCGAAACGGTCAACATGTCGAACGACGTGCTTTATAATCTGGTTATCCCTGCCGTCTTCCAGGCTCTGTTCGAGATCAAAACCTTCGACGATCCCGTCGAAGAGCAGATCGAGCTGGTCAAGGGCTACAACCCGGAAGCCAACCGCGTTCCCTCCTTCACTTTTCGGGCCAAGCCGCACCTCGTCGCCAACCGCGATTTTCCGCAATATGCCGGAACCCGGCACAGATCATTCCACCTCGACCACTACTGCTTCGACAGTCAGCCAGAACTCGATTTTTTCGAGAAGGTTTTGAGGCTAAACGATGGCGACAAGATATATTTCACCGGGATGCTCGTACACGGCCAGTCGGGTTTTAGGGTCAACTACGTCCATCCAGAATCTCACACGGTCTGCAATTATTATCCTGACTTCCTCATTCAACGGGAGGATGGATCGACCCATCTGGTCGAGGTTAAGTCCGCCTGGAAAGCCGAAGATCCTGTTGTGATTGCAAAGAAAGAAGCGGCTGAGCGTCTCGCGGAAGATAGCCGATTCCACTATGCACTTGTGACCAGTGACGACTTTGATGGCTATCTTACCCCGACATCCGGTTGGCAAAATTACGATCGCCGTAGCGCGTCTGATGGGCTTCAAATTTAG
- a CDS encoding helix-turn-helix domain-containing protein: MQYPIFVTVTEAAQLLSCGKTTIYAMISEKKLRVAKFNRSTRITFSSVIECALEGLAAGSGHGQLSEILMNGDSITASRVADFFASQLCYILQGNAEVESEGDSFPESSTSEDTELEFSEKNSGGEF; this comes from the coding sequence ATGCAGTACCCGATATTCGTTACGGTGACCGAAGCGGCGCAACTTTTAAGTTGCGGAAAGACAACGATTTATGCAATGATTTCTGAGAAAAAACTGAGGGTTGCGAAGTTTAATCGTAGCACTCGGATCACGTTTTCGAGCGTGATAGAATGTGCTCTGGAAGGCCTCGCAGCAGGCTCAGGCCACGGCCAACTTTCTGAAATCTTGATGAATGGTGATTCCATCACTGCAAGCCGAGTGGCAGATTTCTTTGCCAGCCAGCTGTGTTATATACTTCAGGGTAATGCTGAAGTTGAAAGTGAGGGGGATTCTTTCCCTGAATCCTCGACCAGCGAAGACACAGAACTGGAATTCTCCGAGAAAAATTCGGGGGGAGAATTCTGA
- a CDS encoding DUF3768 domain-containing protein — MAEELDRSRVSPDGFRYHLNEHSDHMLVIRALNDKLRIDCSGGYFVVTQGIHALGQDELAKIEKAIIAFDDFRFQNDPFGEHDFGKVRVSGRDIFWKIDYYDQTQTHHSPDPANSNVTTRVMTVMLASEY, encoded by the coding sequence ATGGCCGAAGAGTTAGATCGCTCGCGAGTTTCGCCGGATGGCTTTCGCTATCACCTGAACGAGCATTCGGACCACATGCTCGTCATCCGCGCGCTAAACGACAAACTACGGATTGATTGCTCGGGCGGCTATTTCGTCGTCACGCAAGGGATCCATGCGCTTGGCCAGGACGAGCTCGCCAAAATCGAAAAGGCGATAATTGCCTTTGACGACTTTCGGTTTCAGAACGATCCCTTCGGCGAACACGACTTCGGTAAGGTTAGGGTTAGCGGCCGCGATATCTTCTGGAAGATCGACTACTACGATCAAACGCAAACTCACCACAGCCCAGATCCTGCTAATTCCAACGTGACCACGCGCGTCATGACGGTCATGCTGGCATCGGAATACTGA
- a CDS encoding tyrosine-type recombinase/integrase produces MKRQPARVLEPRDLERLINHTDQTRHPTRNKVIVLLSFKAGLRACEIAGLTWSMVLRSDCKVSNHLSISKHIAKYGSGRQIPMHPELRAALVRYHRVCGRVSEGPVVLSERGSHLTPRSIVNWFHRAYAQLTLRGCSSHSGRRTFITQSARMISKIGGSLRDVQELAGHRALATTERYIEGDREAQRRLIGLL; encoded by the coding sequence ATGAAAAGGCAACCCGCGAGGGTGCTGGAGCCCAGGGATTTGGAGCGGTTGATCAACCATACCGACCAGACCCGGCACCCCACCCGGAACAAGGTAATCGTGTTGCTCAGCTTCAAGGCTGGTCTCCGTGCATGTGAAATCGCGGGCCTAACCTGGTCAATGGTACTGCGATCGGATTGTAAGGTCAGCAACCACCTTTCGATCAGCAAGCACATCGCCAAATATGGGAGCGGCAGACAGATCCCGATGCACCCTGAGTTGCGGGCAGCATTGGTCCGCTACCACCGGGTTTGCGGCAGGGTCAGCGAAGGGCCGGTGGTCCTGTCCGAGCGTGGAAGCCATCTGACCCCGCGCAGTATTGTGAACTGGTTCCACCGAGCATACGCACAGCTGACGCTTCGGGGGTGCTCGTCGCACTCTGGACGGCGCACGTTTATCACGCAATCAGCCCGCATGATCAGCAAGATTGGAGGGTCGCTGCGCGATGTTCAGGAGCTGGCAGGTCATCGCGCCCTGGCGACTACCGAGAGATACATCGAGGGTGACCGGGAAGCCCAGCGCAGGCTGATCGGGTTACTCTAA
- a CDS encoding Crp/Fnr family transcriptional regulator — MDLEPAELERLSALGGFTSRFERGAVIRSEAAHDIYLLVDGWAASAVVLENGSRQLISVNLPGDILGLPGLALCEPIDTVVALTQVEVIRIDQQHLGALFESSPRLAAIMFLISQEERSLLMERLALTGQAEAMTRLAALILRLCERSSSLEDEVSRHFSMPLTQRELGELIGISAVHVNALVKQLRTSGIVSIKSRMMTIEDPARLNIIAGIAPWRRSKPDWLPPR, encoded by the coding sequence GTGGACCTGGAGCCTGCGGAACTGGAGCGCCTGTCGGCCCTCGGCGGCTTCACCAGCCGGTTCGAGCGCGGCGCCGTCATCCGGTCGGAGGCGGCGCATGACATTTACCTGCTGGTGGATGGCTGGGCGGCGAGCGCCGTTGTCCTGGAGAATGGCTCGCGTCAGCTCATCAGCGTCAACTTGCCCGGTGACATCCTGGGCCTGCCGGGTCTCGCCCTGTGCGAACCGATCGACACCGTCGTCGCGCTCACCCAAGTGGAGGTCATCCGCATCGACCAGCAGCACCTTGGCGCACTGTTCGAGAGCAGCCCGAGGCTCGCGGCGATCATGTTCCTGATCTCGCAGGAGGAGCGATCGCTGTTGATGGAACGCCTCGCGCTGACCGGGCAGGCGGAAGCCATGACCCGCCTGGCCGCACTCATCCTGCGCCTGTGCGAGCGCAGTTCCAGCCTGGAGGACGAGGTTTCCCGGCATTTCTCCATGCCGCTTACGCAGCGGGAACTGGGCGAACTGATCGGGATCAGCGCCGTTCACGTCAATGCCCTGGTCAAGCAGTTGCGGACAAGCGGGATCGTGTCGATCAAGAGCCGCATGATGACGATCGAGGACCCCGCGCGCCTGAACATAATCGCCGGTATCGCCCCATGGCGCCGCTCGAAACCCGACTGGCTGCCACCCCGCTAG
- a CDS encoding Crp/Fnr family transcriptional regulator: MLFSVRCETGEKLGSGARAGLLIYFPVTLVACLQFTRQRCGVGLVGREGIVGWAAVLGDRGDGDSEATVLLDGGWALAISVDEMQRACHSSATLSLGLARFLQSYTIQLEGMIRARDRGNLKERLCAWLLMLHDRVDSDFLHVTHSDLAAQLGVRRASVTDTLHILEGESCLKCSRGMIYVVDRAHLKRSAGVSYEQLRLPTRQSLPGICVGKPLTEVRAVAHA; this comes from the coding sequence TTGCTGTTCAGCGTTCGCTGCGAGACCGGGGAAAAGCTTGGTTCGGGTGCCCGCGCCGGATTGCTCATCTATTTCCCGGTGACGCTGGTCGCCTGCCTGCAGTTCACCCGCCAGCGGTGCGGCGTAGGACTGGTCGGGCGCGAAGGCATCGTCGGCTGGGCAGCGGTGCTGGGCGATCGGGGGGACGGCGATAGCGAGGCGACCGTGCTGTTGGACGGCGGCTGGGCTCTGGCCATTTCGGTGGACGAGATGCAGCGTGCCTGTCACTCCAGCGCCACCCTCTCGCTCGGCCTTGCCCGGTTCCTGCAATCCTATACCATTCAGCTGGAAGGCATGATCCGCGCGCGCGATCGCGGCAACCTGAAGGAGAGGCTGTGCGCCTGGCTGCTGATGCTGCATGACCGGGTCGACAGCGATTTCCTGCACGTTACCCACAGCGATCTTGCCGCCCAGCTGGGCGTGCGCCGGGCCTCAGTTACGGATACGCTGCACATCCTCGAAGGCGAGTCCTGCCTCAAATGCAGCCGCGGTATGATTTATGTGGTCGACCGGGCGCATCTGAAACGCAGCGCTGGCGTATCTTACGAACAGCTTCGTTTGCCCACGCGCCAATCCCTTCCCGGCATCTGCGTTGGCAAGCCGCTGACGGAAGTGCGCGCGGTTGCGCATGCGTGA